The [Clostridium] scindens ATCC 35704 nucleotide sequence TTTTGGAAGGGCTTTGTGCCAGATGGGCGACGGAACACATCACAGGCAGGCAGATCGAAGAACTGGAAGAGATCATTCTTCTGTCAGAATTCCACCTGCGCAAAAAGAGTGCCGAGCAGGCCGAACAGGTGTCGGAACTGGATGGAAAGTTCCATAAAGTCTTGTACGAAGCCTCTAATAGTCGTATACTGGAACACGTATTATCCGATTTCCATAAATATGTCCAGATGGCAAGGATGATGTCCGTAGGAGCCAAAGACAGGGCCGAGCGCTCCATAGAAGAGCACAGGGACATCTTAAAGGCGATCAAGGATAAGGATCCCGATAAGGCAGAGTGGCTGGCAAATCAGCACATCATGAAGGTAATGGAAAATCTTCATATGGAAAACTAACAATAGAAGGAGAGCATGCAAGATGGCAAAGATTAAGATGACAACACCAATTGTCGAGATGGACGGCGACGAGATGACCAGGATCCTCTGGAAGATGATAAAAGAGAATCTTCTGGAGCCTTTTATCGAACTGAATACGGAATATTATGACTTGGGACTGGAGCACAGGAATGAGACCAACGACCAGGTTACGGTGGATGCCGCCAATGCGACGAAAAAATACAAGGTCGCGGTAAAATGCGCGACCATTACTCCCAATGCGGCACGCATGACAGAGTATGATTTGAAAGAAATGTGGAAAAGCCCCAACGGCACCATCCGCGCGATCCTGGATGGAACCGTATTCCGCGCGCCAATCGTGGTAAAGGGAATCGAGCCGTGCGTGAAAAACTGGAAGAAGCCGATCACCATTGCCAGACACGCATACGGCGATGTATACAAAGGCTCTGAGATGAAGATCCCGGGGGCCGGAAAGGTAGAACTGGTCTATACGGCCGAGGATGGCACTCAGACGAAGGAACTGGTACATAATTTTACGGGCGAGGGAATCGTGCAGGGAATGCATAACGTGAGCCAGTCCATTGCAAGTTTTGCAAGAAGCTGCTTTAACTATGCCCTGGATACGAAGCAGGATCTGTGGTTTGCGACAAAAGACACAATCTCCAAGAAGTATGACCATACGTTCAAGGACATTTTCCAGGAAATCTATGATGCGGAATATGATGAGAAGTTCAAAGCGGCAGGCATCGTTTATTTCTATACCCTGATCGACGATGCGGTTGCCCGCGTTATGAAGTCGGAAGGCGGATATATCTGGGCATGCAAGAACTATGACGGGGATGTGATGAGCGACATGGTTTCTTCTGCGTTCGGCTCTCTTGCCATGATGACTTCCGTACTGGTATCGCCGGACGGCTATTATGAGTACGAGGCTGCCCATGGAACCGTGCAGCGCCATTACTATAAGCATTTGAAGGGCGAGGAGACGTCCACCAACTCTGTGGCTACCATCTTTGCATGGACGGGAGCGCTCAGGAAAAGAGGCGAATTAGACGGTAATTCTGAACTGATGGAATTTGCCGACAGGCTGGAGAAGGCGACCATTGATACCATCGAATCCGGAAAGATGACGAAGGATCTGGCCTTGATCACTACGATTGAGAATCCTACGGTGCTAAATAGCGAGGAGTTTATTAAGGCTATCGGGGAGAGACTTTAAGTGGCTTGATTTGTTTTTTCGAGGACGGACGTTGCGGGAAAGGTTGGCATGCTATCCAGTATGCCAAAGACGAAGTACAGGATTATGCCTATAGCCAGCAGTAGGATTTTATTTCTTTCATTTTGATTCCTCCTCGTAGATAAAAATATCTTCAATATTCCTGTGGAAATACCGGGCGATCTTAAAAGCCAGAATGATGGAAGGATTGTATCGTCCGTTTTCCAGGGAGCCGATGGTCTGCCTGGAGACTTCCAGGATATCGGCCAGTTCTTCCTGTTTAAGCCCGTGTTCTCTGCGGATTTCTTCCAGCCTGTTTTTCAAGAATATCCCTCCTTATCTAATGTCAGGTTTACTTTCCATAATTCCAGTATAGCATGCAATACATAAATGTCAAGTTTGCTTTCCATAACTTCCTGCCAAGGTGGTTGAGCGGAAGATAAAATTGTGCTATACTTTTTTCCTGGAAGGAGACTTGGATATGAAAAGTAATTGCGAGTCCTGCGCTCATTATGAATATGATGAAGACTATGAATGCTACACATGCCAGATGAATCTGGATGAAGACGAACTTTATAAATTTGTGAACAATACATATCATGACTGTCCCTATTACAGTTATGGGGACGAGTATGCAGTTGTCAGGCACCAGATGTAAATGCAAAAGAAAAGGGGAGAGGACAAGATGAATATACTGATGATTAATGGCACGATGAGGAAAGGATCTACTTATCAGGTCGGGAAATTGGCGATTGAAGAGATCATGCAGGAAGGGGACCAGCTCACAGAACTGTTCCTTCCCAAAGACATGCCGGAATTCTGCCGGGGATGCGCTGCCTGCATCCGGAAGAGCGAGACGAGATGCCTGGACTATCTTATGTACATGAAGCGGTTTACCAGAATGATCGACGAGGCGGATCTGCTTATATTTACTTCTCCGGTATATGTGATGCACGTATCCGGCGCGATGAAGGCTCTGCTGGATCATTATGGATACCGGTGCATGATTCACCGCCCGGAAGCATCCATGTTTGGCAAGCAGGCTATCTGCATCGTTACGGCTGCCGGAGGCGGCATAAGGTCTGCGCTTAAAGATATCAAAGACAGCCTGCTGTATTGGGGCGTAGGCAGAATTTACACCCTTGGAGTCAAGGTGGGAACCTCCGGCTTTGAACATATGGAACAGGCGGCAAAGGATCAGGTGACGGAAAATATCCGGAAGCTTGCCCTAAAAATACACAGAGAGCCAGCCGCTGTAAAGCCGGGGCTTAAGACAAAGATTTTATTCTATATCATGCGCAAGGTGGTTCGGGATGGAAACAATCCGGCTGACCAGAAGTATTGGGAAGAAAAGGGATGGCTTGCCAAGGAAAGGCCATGGAAGAACAAGACTGGCCAGCAGGTGGAAGAATGATGGATATCAGACTTTATTATGAAAAGGCAGGGGATGGGGAGCCGTTGATAATGCTTCATGGCAATGGAGAAGACGGGACTTATTTTAAGCATCAGATGGAATATTTTTCAAAAGATTACAGAGTCATTGCAATTGATACCAGAGGCCACGGAAAATCGCCGCGAGGAGAGAAGCCTTTTACAATCAGGCAGTTTGCAGAAGATTTGAACGGATTTATGGAAGAACAGGGGATGGAAAAGGCGCATCTCTTGGGATTCAGCGACGGCGGCAATATCGCGCTCGCTTTTGCGCTCAGGTATCCGGGAAAAGTGGAGAGCCTGATTCTTAATGGAGCCAATCTCTGCCCTGCGGGCGTAAAGCCAAGCGTGCAGATTCCGATCGTCCTGGGGTATAAGATCACATCCTTTTTTGGCAGGTTTCATCATAGATCCAGGCAGAAGGCCGAGATGCTGGGGCTTATGACGACCCAGCCTGATCTAAGTCCACGGCAGTTAAAAGAAGTGAAAGCCAGAACCCTGGTGATCGTAGGGGAAAATGATATGATTAAGGACAGCCACTCTTTGCTGATTTGTGAAAGCCTGCCAAATGCCAGGCTTGTAAGAATAAAAGGAGATCATTTTATAGCGGCTAAGAACCCGGAAGAGTTCAACCGGGCAGTCAGCCGCTTTCTAAGAAATTGTGATTCTATTGTTTGAGCAAACCGTATTCTGCTTTATTCCGCAAGTTCTTCCCATTTCTGGTAGAGTTCCTCCAATTCCCCAGCGATCCTGGCCTTTTCTGAGGCCAGTTCCTGGCATTTGACGGAATTGGTGAAGATCTCTTCTTGCATCATCAGGGAGTCGATCTCGCCGTCCCGCTCTTCCAGCAGCGTGATGCGCTCCTCTGTCTTTTTCAATTCATTCTGGCGCTTGCGTTCCTTTGCCTGGGCTTCTTTTTGCTCCTGCCAGCTTAATTTGGCTTCGGATACAGTTTCTTTGGCCGCAGCGGCATCCGCGTCAGGATCGCCAGCGTAGGCGGCTGTCAATTCGTCCTTTTTTTCCAGATAATAATCATAATTGCCGATGTAATTGACAAAGGTCCGGTTGACAAGATCCAAGATTCTGGTGGCAGTCTGATTGATAAAATACCGGTCATGGGACACGTACAGCACCGTTCCGGTATAATCATTCAATGCCCGTTCCAGAATTTCCTTGGAAACGATGTCCAGATGGTTGGTAGGCTCATCCAGGATCAGGAAGTTGGCCTCCGAGAGCATCAGCTTCGCAAGGGAGACCCTGCCCCTTTCCCCGCCGCTCAGATCGCCGATACGTTTGAATACGTCGTCTCCGGTGAATAGAAATGCAGCCAGGACATTGCGTATCTCCGTGTTGGTCAACGTAGGGTAGTCGTCGGATATTTCATCGAATATGCTCTTTTCCATATGGAGTACATGGTGCTCCTGGTCATAATATCCCACATTTACATTGGTGCCCAGGGTAAATGTGCCGCTGTCGGCCGCAAGGACCTGATTCAGTATCTTAAGCAAGGTTGTCTTGCCGGTACCGTTATCTCCGATAATGGCAACGTGCTCTCCGCGCTTGATCTCGAAACTTACATCCGAGAACAAGGGCTGGGAAGGAAAGGACTTGCTTAAGTGCTCGACGTTTAGTACGTCATTGCCGCTGGTACAGGATGGCTCCAGCGTCAGGTGGATTTCCGTGCTTGCCTCCACCGGCTTTTCTACCGGCTTCATTTTTTCCAGCATTTTTTCCCGGCTTTCTGCCCGCCGGATGGATTTCTCCCGGTTGAAAGAGCGGAGTTTCTCAATGACGGCTTCCTGGTGCTTGATTGCCTGCTGCTGGTTCAGGTATTCCTTTAGCTGCGCATCCCGGATCTGCTCTTTTTTCTGGGCATATTCGCTGTAATTGCCCAGATAGGTCATCAGTTTTCCCTGCTCAATCTCCAGAACCTTGGTTACGACCCGGTTCAGGAAATACCGGTCGTGGGACACGATCAGTACGGCGCCCGGGTAGTTCAGCAGATAGGTCTCAAGCCATGCGATGGAATTCAGATCCAGGTGGTTGGTTGGCTCGTCCAATAACAGGATATCGGGACGGGTCAGCAGGAGCTTGCCTAAAGAAACCCGGGTTTTCTGCCCTCCGGACAAGGTATCCACTGGCTTCTTAAAGTCGCTTTCCATAAAGCCGAGTCCTTTGAGAACTCCGGTGATCTCGCTTTCATAGGCATAACCGTTCGCGCGCTCGAAAGCCGCCATAAGACGGTTATACGTCTCAAGGCGGGAATCCAGGGCGTCGCCGCTTAGATGCTTCAGTTCCAGTTCTATAGTGCGGATCTGCTTTTCCATTGCAATGATATCTGCCTTTGCAAGCCGGACTTCTTCGTATATGCTGTTGCCGCTCATCATCTCCTGATGCTGGGCCAGATAGCCCAGGCTTTTGCCTTTGGTAAGGATGACATCCCCGCCGTCAGACGGCAGTTCCCCTACGATTATTTTTAAGAGAGTGGACTTCCCGGCGCCGTTTGGACCGACCAGGGCAGCCTTCTCATTATCCTCTATATGAAAAGATCCATCGGCCACGATTACCTCTTCGCCGAAGGATTTATTGATCCCGTGACATGCTAATATCATAATATCCTCCTTCATACGCATCCGTTTCCATTATATCGAAAATAGGACAAAATACAACTAAAAGTTTGACTTTGCAACCACAATTCTATATAATGATTCTTAGAACAAAATGGGAAGGTGAATATGAGTGGAAGATAGAGGGATTTCTCAGGCGGTGATTCGCAGGCTGCCAAGATACTACAGATATTTAGGCGAATTACTCGAAAATGGTGTGGAGCGTATCTCCTCGAATGATTTAAGCAAGCGGATGAAAGTTACTGCATCTCAGATTCGTCAAGATCTTAACAACTTTGGTGGATTCGGACAACAGGGCTATGGCTACAACGTAAAGTATTTATATACAGAGATAGGCAAGATTCTGGGATTGGAAGAAGACCATAATATTATCATTATCGGAGCGGGTAATCTGGGACAGGCATTGGCCAACTACGCGGCATTTGAAAAGCGTGGATTCATATTGAAAGGAATCTTCGATGTGAATCCGAGACTGGAAGGCGTATCCATCAGAGGCGTGCCGATCCGTATGATGGACGGGCTGAAGACTTTCGTACAGGACAATGACGTAGAGATTGCCGTGCTGACGATTCCAAAGGATAAAGCGATTGAAGTGGCGAACATGCTGGTGGAGAATGGCGTGCGTGCAATCTGGAACTTTGCGCACACAGACCTGAATCTGCCGGAGTATGTCATTGTGGAAAACGTCCACTTATCAGAAAGTCTTATGCAGTTATCCTACAATATCAGCAGATATAACGAAGAACATAAGAAATAGCAAG carries:
- a CDS encoding helix-turn-helix transcriptional regulator, yielding MKNRLEEIRREHGLKQEELADILEVSRQTIGSLENGRYNPSIILAFKIARYFHRNIEDIFIYEEESK
- a CDS encoding GntR family transcriptional regulator, whose translation is MEEYHDHSLRGRVFQKIREDILTGVYKEHDELREVSIGEELGVSRTPVREALRQLELEGLVTIVPNKGAYVTGITPQDVHDIYKIRSLLEGLCARWATEHITGRQIEELEEIILLSEFHLRKKSAEQAEQVSELDGKFHKVLYEASNSRILEHVLSDFHKYVQMARMMSVGAKDRAERSIEEHRDILKAIKDKDPDKAEWLANQHIMKVMENLHMEN
- a CDS encoding flavodoxin family protein, whose amino-acid sequence is MNILMINGTMRKGSTYQVGKLAIEEIMQEGDQLTELFLPKDMPEFCRGCAACIRKSETRCLDYLMYMKRFTRMIDEADLLIFTSPVYVMHVSGAMKALLDHYGYRCMIHRPEASMFGKQAICIVTAAGGGIRSALKDIKDSLLYWGVGRIYTLGVKVGTSGFEHMEQAAKDQVTENIRKLALKIHREPAAVKPGLKTKILFYIMRKVVRDGNNPADQKYWEEKGWLAKERPWKNKTGQQVEE
- a CDS encoding redox-sensing transcriptional repressor Rex, with the protein product MEDRGISQAVIRRLPRYYRYLGELLENGVERISSNDLSKRMKVTASQIRQDLNNFGGFGQQGYGYNVKYLYTEIGKILGLEEDHNIIIIGAGNLGQALANYAAFEKRGFILKGIFDVNPRLEGVSIRGVPIRMMDGLKTFVQDNDVEIAVLTIPKDKAIEVANMLVENGVRAIWNFAHTDLNLPEYVIVENVHLSESLMQLSYNISRYNEEHKK
- a CDS encoding NADP-dependent isocitrate dehydrogenase is translated as MAKIKMTTPIVEMDGDEMTRILWKMIKENLLEPFIELNTEYYDLGLEHRNETNDQVTVDAANATKKYKVAVKCATITPNAARMTEYDLKEMWKSPNGTIRAILDGTVFRAPIVVKGIEPCVKNWKKPITIARHAYGDVYKGSEMKIPGAGKVELVYTAEDGTQTKELVHNFTGEGIVQGMHNVSQSIASFARSCFNYALDTKQDLWFATKDTISKKYDHTFKDIFQEIYDAEYDEKFKAAGIVYFYTLIDDAVARVMKSEGGYIWACKNYDGDVMSDMVSSAFGSLAMMTSVLVSPDGYYEYEAAHGTVQRHYYKHLKGEETSTNSVATIFAWTGALRKRGELDGNSELMEFADRLEKATIDTIESGKMTKDLALITTIENPTVLNSEEFIKAIGERL
- a CDS encoding DUF6472 family protein, with amino-acid sequence MKSNCESCAHYEYDEDYECYTCQMNLDEDELYKFVNNTYHDCPYYSYGDEYAVVRHQM
- the abc-f gene encoding ribosomal protection-like ABC-F family protein, encoding MILACHGINKSFGEEVIVADGSFHIEDNEKAALVGPNGAGKSTLLKIIVGELPSDGGDVILTKGKSLGYLAQHQEMMSGNSIYEEVRLAKADIIAMEKQIRTIELELKHLSGDALDSRLETYNRLMAAFERANGYAYESEITGVLKGLGFMESDFKKPVDTLSGGQKTRVSLGKLLLTRPDILLLDEPTNHLDLNSIAWLETYLLNYPGAVLIVSHDRYFLNRVVTKVLEIEQGKLMTYLGNYSEYAQKKEQIRDAQLKEYLNQQQAIKHQEAVIEKLRSFNREKSIRRAESREKMLEKMKPVEKPVEASTEIHLTLEPSCTSGNDVLNVEHLSKSFPSQPLFSDVSFEIKRGEHVAIIGDNGTGKTTLLKILNQVLAADSGTFTLGTNVNVGYYDQEHHVLHMEKSIFDEISDDYPTLTNTEIRNVLAAFLFTGDDVFKRIGDLSGGERGRVSLAKLMLSEANFLILDEPTNHLDIVSKEILERALNDYTGTVLYVSHDRYFINQTATRILDLVNRTFVNYIGNYDYYLEKKDELTAAYAGDPDADAAAAKETVSEAKLSWQEQKEAQAKERKRQNELKKTEERITLLEERDGEIDSLMMQEEIFTNSVKCQELASEKARIAGELEELYQKWEELAE
- a CDS encoding alpha/beta fold hydrolase, encoding MMDIRLYYEKAGDGEPLIMLHGNGEDGTYFKHQMEYFSKDYRVIAIDTRGHGKSPRGEKPFTIRQFAEDLNGFMEEQGMEKAHLLGFSDGGNIALAFALRYPGKVESLILNGANLCPAGVKPSVQIPIVLGYKITSFFGRFHHRSRQKAEMLGLMTTQPDLSPRQLKEVKARTLVIVGENDMIKDSHSLLICESLPNARLVRIKGDHFIAAKNPEEFNRAVSRFLRNCDSIV